One part of the Esox lucius isolate fEsoLuc1 chromosome 10, fEsoLuc1.pri, whole genome shotgun sequence genome encodes these proteins:
- the si:ch1073-513e17.1 gene encoding sialin, with protein sequence MALQNGYSINSSALDGSGEKTPLLKEDVVDVDDSVPPQCCSARYNLAILMFFGFAVVYGLRVNLSVAMVVMVNGTNVQPFVNNSGGHECPVPSHGFDNVSQTGDQPDGVPQYSWDSPTQGLLLGAFFFGYLVTQIPGGYLSGHFGGTIFLGGGVLGTAALTLLTPLAAKLGPYWLFSLRALEGFGEGVTFPAMMAMWACWSPPLERSRLITLSGAGANFGAFVALPLTGFICHSLGWPAVFYMCGGAGCIWAVFWFFLVSDQPGTHPRISERERDYIIKSIGKEGGAHGWSVPVLPMMLSVPLWATIVSQMCANWSYYTLLTSLPTYMDTVLHFDLRQNAFLSALPYLGAWGLSLISGVVADSLLEKELMSVTAVRKLFTLTGLLLPAVFLVAVGYSGCSGVLAVTFLTLSTTIGGTSAAGVFINQIDIAPRYAGVLLGITNTFGTIPGVLAPIVTGYLTQDQTLAGWRSVFCLSAGISAGGALIFTLFGSGKVQKWALAEEDQIQTEAHAERDLLIT encoded by the exons ATGGCTCTACAAAATGGATACTCAATTAACTCCTCAGCACTGGATGGCAGTGGAGAGAAGACACCCCTCCTTAAAGAAGACGTGGTGGATGTGGATGACTCAG TACCTCCACAATGCTGCTCGGCACGCTACAATCTGGCCATCTTGATGTTCTTTGGATTTGCCGTCGTCTACGGTCTCCGTGTCAATCTAAGTGTCGCAATGGTCGTAATGGTGAACGGGACCAATGTCCAACCATTTGTCAACAATTCTGGTGGCCATGAGTGCCCAGTGCCTTCTCACGGGTTTGACAACGTTAGCCAAACTGGAGACCAACCAGACGGG GTACCTCAGTACTCTTGGGACAGTCCGACTCAGGGCCTGCTGCTGGGGGCGTTCTTCTTTGGCTACCTAGTAACTCAGATCCCTGGGGGGTACTTGTCCGGACACTTCGGAGGGACTATCTTCTTGGGGGGAGGAGTGCTCGGTACTGCGGCCCTCACACTCCTCACCCCCCTGGCAGCGAAGCTTGGACCCTACTGGCTATTTAGCTTAAGGGCACTGGAGGGATTTGGAGAG ggggtgaCGTTTCCGGCCATGATGGCCATGTGGGCCTGCTGGTCCCCCCCCCTAGAGAGGTCTCGCCTCATCACATTGTCAGGGGCGGGGGCCAACTTTGGGGCTTTTGTCGCTCTGCCCCTAACCGGCTTTATCTGTCACAGTCTGGGCTGGCCCGCTGTCTTCTACATGTGTG GGGGTGCTGGTTGCATATGGGCAGTGTTCTGGTTCTTCCTGGTGTCAGACCAGCCCGGCACTCATCCACGAATCAGCGAAAGAGAAAGAGATTACATCATCAAATCAATAGGAAAAGAG GGGGGTGCCCATGGCTGGTCAGTGCCCGTGTTACCCATGAtgctctctgtccctctgtgggCCACCATAGTGTCTCAGATGTGTGCCAACTGGTCTTACTACACTCTGCTCACGTCCCTTCCCACCTACATGGACACAGTTCTGCACTTTGACCTCCGTCAG AATGCCTTTCTTTCAGCTCTACCATATCTGGGTGCCTGGGGTTTGTCATTGATTTCAGGTGTAGTAGCAGACAGCCTCCTGGAGAAGGAGCTGATGAGTGTCACAGCAGTCCGCAAGCTCTTCACTCTCACAG GTCTCCTGCTGCCCGCAGTGTTCCTGGTTGCTGTGGGCTACTCCGGGTGTAGCGGGGTTTTGGCTGTGACCTTCCTCACCCTCTCGACAACCATTGGAGGCACCAGTGCGGCCGGGGTCTTCATCAACCAGATAGACATTGCCCCGCG GTATGCGGGCGTGCTTTTAGGAATCACCAACACTTTTGGCACCATCCCAGGGGTACTTGCGCCCATCGTCACAGGTTACCTCACCCAAGAT CAAACACTGGCAGGCTGGAGaagtgtgttctgtctgtcagCTGGGATAAGCGCTGGAGGAGCTCTCATCTTCACCCTGTTTGGCAGTGGCAAGGTCCAGAAATGGGCACTAGCAGAGGAGGATCAGATTCAGACTGAGGCACATGCTGAGAGAGACCTGTTAATCACATGA
- the ppt1 gene encoding palmitoyl-protein thioesterase 1 isoform X1, whose product MTTRLRVIFGVGTLLFLVVSPVHGSDNATTPLVLWHGMGDSCCNPLSMGAIKKRIEGAIPGIDVLSLMIGKTVIQDTENGFFMDVNEQVAMVCSQLSQDPKLKSGYNAMGFSQGGQFLRAVAQRCPSPPMKTLISIGGQQQGVYGLPRCPGESSVICDWIRKKLNSGAYTDVVQKHLVQAQYWHDPLNDDLYKKHSLFLADINQERVVNETYKKNLQMLDKFVMVKFLQDTVVDPVDTEWFGFLKTGQAKETETLQESVLYKEDRLGLAAMEAAGKLHFLATEGDHLQFTEKWFNENLLPYLR is encoded by the exons ATGACCACACGTCTTCGCGTGATCTTCGGGGTCGGTACTCTGCTGTTTCTCGTCGTCAGCCCAGTCCATGGATCTGACAACGCCACCACCCCATTAGTTCTGTGGCATGGAATGG gagacagctgctgcaacccACTCAGCATGGGCGCAATAAAGAAAAGGATTGAGGGAGCCATACCTGGAATAGACGTGCTGTCACTGATGATTGGCAAGACTGTCATTCAG GACACGGAGAACGGTTTCTTCATGGACGTCAACGAGCAGGTGGCCATGGTGTGCAGCCAGCTGTCCCAGGACCCCAAGCTGAAGAGTGGCTACAACGCCATGGGCTTCTCCCAGGGAGGGCAGTTTCT GAGGGCCGTGGCTCAGCGTTGTCCATCTCCTCCAATGAAAACCCTAATCTCCATCGGGGGACAGCAACAAG GGGTGTACGGTCTCCCTAGATGCCCAGGAGAGAGTTCTGTTATCTGTGACTGGATTCGCAAGAAACTGAACTCTGGAGCCTACACTGATGTGGTGCAAAAACA CTTGGTGCAGGCGCAGTACTGGCATGACCCACTGAATGACGACTTGTACAAAAAACACAGCCTCTTCCTGGCTGATATCAACCAGGAACGG GTTGTGAATGAGACCTACAAGAAGAACCTCCAAATGCTGGACAAGTTTGTAATGGTCAAGTTCTTGCAGGACACTGTTGTGGATCCAGTTGACACTGAG TGGTTTGGTTTTCTGAAAACCGGCCAggcaaaagagacagagacactccaGGAGAGTGTTCTTTATAAAGAG GATCGACTGGGATTAGCAGCGATGGAGGCAGCTGGAAAGCTGCATTTTCTTGCCACAGAGGGAGATCACCtccaattcactgaaaagtggTTCAATGAGAACCTATTGCCTTATCTACGTTAA